Proteins encoded in a region of the Prunus persica cultivar Lovell chromosome G4, Prunus_persica_NCBIv2, whole genome shotgun sequence genome:
- the LOC109948531 gene encoding uncharacterized protein LOC109948531, translated as MTDLGLLHNFLGMGVLQTEHGVFIHQSKYAKSLLVKFGLEDCKSVTIPLPTVEKLKKVDRSQLADEGLFRKIVGNLLYLTATRPDIMFAASLLSRFMHNPTKKHMGIAKRVLRYIQGTLSYGIEFTRDKNAVLIGFCDSDWAGSEDDSRSTSGYAFSFGSGVFSWASVKQNTVALSTAEAEYVSAAEATAQAIWLRFVLDDFGEMQLDATPLFCDNMSAISMVKNLVFHQKTRHIN; from the coding sequence ATGACTGATTTAGGACTCCTACATAATTTCTTGGGAATGGGAGTTCTACAAACTGAACATGGGGTGTTTATTCATCAAAGCAAGTATGCAAAGTCCTTGCTTGTGAAGTTTGGTCTCGAGGATTGTAAGTCAGTAACAATTCCTCTACCCACTGTTGAGAaactaaagaaagttgatCGAAGTCAGTTGGCTGATGAAGGTTTGTTTAGAAAAATTGTTGGCAACCTATTGTATCTGACTGCAACCAGGCCTGATATAATGTTTGCAGCTAGTTTGTTATCAAGATTCATGCATAACCCCACCAAGAAGCACATGGGAATTGCAAAAAGGGTTCTCAGATACATTCAAGGCACTCTCAGCTATGGcattgaatttacaagggacAAGAATGCTGTTCTGATTGGTTTTTGTGACTCTGATTGGGCTGGCAGTGAAGATGACAGTAGAAGCACATCTGGATATGCATTCAGTTTTGGTAGTGGAGTTTTTTCATGGGCTTCAGTCAAGCAAAACACAGTTGCATTGTCAACTGCAGAAGCAGAATACGTCTCAGCAGCTGAGGCAACTGCTCAAGCTATCTGGCTAAGGTTTGTGTTGGATGATTTTGGTGAAATGCAACTTGATGCAACACCATTGTTTTGTGACAACATGTCAGCAATATCAATGGTTAAAAACCTTGTTTTCCATCAGAAAACAAGGCACATAAACTGA